From Rhododendron vialii isolate Sample 1 chromosome 7a, ASM3025357v1:
AAGCCACTGGGACTCTTCTGTCCCATGGATATTTCATCAACTATGGCTTTCGGCGGGAGAATGGAAAACAATCACTACGATTGATTTCAAATGGTTTTAGAGTTGATATCGGGATCTTGAGAACAGGAAGTTATCGCTCTAGTGGGAGGAAGTGTATTGTTGCTCAGGCCTCCTCTTCTCAGTTTTCAGTACTCAACCAAGCTTCATCCCTGTCAAATGACACCACCATTGACTCTTCAAAGAAATCAAGTAACATGAGTTCCATAATTTCACGAAGTGATTTTATTTCTTTGGGAGTAAGGATAACCAAGTTTTTTGAGCCAATGTTACATGGACTTCTCAAAATAGTATCGGTGCCATACACTCGGCACCCAAACAAGGATGTGAGATGTGTGTTTTATACTTTCATTGGACACTTGCTATGTCAGTgtgtttatttttgtgattGTGTCAGTTTGTTGTGATTATTGTCATGGTTTGAGTTTCTTTTTTGACACAATAGCTGTAGGGAACACAATTTGATCCCACAAAATATATTAAGAATGAAAAACAGGATTCGTCTTGGCTTCAGTTAGAGGTTCAACACCCCCTATATTTGTAACCACACTCGACACctccatgtaacataggtttGACTTGCTCTCAAATTCTAACCCTTCTATTTCGTTTTCATGTGTACAGTGAAGTGAGTTCTAATTTTTGCTCTGTTTCCTTTTCAGAGGAAGCGGCACTGATCCTGATTCGCCATGGCGAGTCTTTATGGAACGAAAAGAACTTGTTTACTGGTTGTGTAGATGTCCCCTTAACCACCAAGGGTGTTGAAGAGGCAATTGAAGCTGGTAAGAGAATCAGCAATATACCTATTGACGTTATCCATACTTCTGCACTTATTCGTGCACAGATGACGGCTATGCTTGCCATGACTCAACACCGTCGCAAGAAGGTAACATGTTGAAAAATCTTGTAGGCACCGAaaactttttccttttcttcttttgtggatATCCCATATCTTGGAAAGGCTCTGTAGGTTATACTTTTGCCTTACGCTATATTCTAGTTGATGCTAAAAATCCATGGTGAAGAAATCAAAATGAAGAAACCGATTTGAGCCCATTTGTATCCTAAACATGCTTACAATCCAGTGGAATTTGTCCCTTGAAACTGGTGAATACCTGTATCTACTGTAGAACTTTTCCTCCCTTTCAGAACCGATTTGGTTTGCATAACTTTATGAGAAATGataaaacaaagagagaagaattCTATGTTTAGATTTTCAATCCCTTAGAAAACACGAACATGTTCCATAGAATCTTTTCACAACTATCAATCTTCCCGCAGGTGCCCATCATTATGCATAATGAAAGCGAACAGGCGAAATCATGGAGTCAAATTTTCAGTGAAGAAACCAACAAGCAATGTATTCCAGTTGTCACAGCTTGGCAATTGAATGAAAGAATGTAATGGTTTCTCTGTTTCTCTTTTGGGGTTACTCCTCTTACCTTCTTTCCAATTATACATTTCCCTGCAGTGACAcacacttttcttctttttaggTATGGTGAACTACAAGGTCTTAACAAGCAGGAAACAGCAGATAGATATGGAAAGGAACAAGTACACGAGTGGCGCCGTAGCTACGACATACCTCCGCCCAATGGCGAGAGTTTGGAAATGTGCGCTCAGAGAGCTGTGGCTTATTTTAAAGAACATGTGAGAATAGTAGCATTATTTGgttagtttttgtattttatttcttcttgttGTTATCCAAAGAGCACAACAAACTTGTTTGGTCGACTAGTGTGTTTGttattatattaaaaaactGGTTTGGTAAACTGCTTTTGGGAACAACCATCAAAGAGGGTGTTTTATGGGTTTTGTTATATTGTCTAGCTTTCCTCTTATTCACCCAGCAATTCATATCTCAAACATATCTGTTGCAGATTGAACCCCAACTTCTATCTGGAAAGAATGTAATGATAGCCGCCCATGGGAACTCATTGAGGTCCATCATTATGTACCTCGACAAGTTAACCTCCGAGGAGGTGAGACTTTATTCTTACCACAGTATCAACCCCTCGTATCGGTTTCTGGTTTGTTTATGGCCTGCTGAATTTattcttgttattttttgttggtaCCAGGTTATTAGCTTGGAACTATCAACTGGAATACCTATGCTTTACATATCACAAGAAGGAAAGTTTATCAGAAGGGGAAGCCCTGCTGGACCTACCGAGGCAGGGGTTTATGCCTACACCAAGGTTTGAAACTTTTCTCCAGGTTGTCTTTTAACTTGCTCTGATTGTGGTAGCCTTCACGTTggcatttatttcttttagatTACTTACATACTCCAAGGCATATGTGCTCTGGTCCATGAAAATCTATGTTACATCTTATCCTCTAAATGAAGTACTCATTTGCGCTTAAGTGAGGGAGTGGGATATGTGTCTGCACGCGTACCCAATTTAGACACTTCAATCCTCTGATTTTTATGAAACTTGCTCTCACATTAACTGAAAAGGAAACATTTTAAACCTTCCATGTGGATGGGAAATGCAATTCACAGTTTCTTGAATGCCATTTAATTTCAAGCGCATTTCTCAATTATTTACAACACCATTGTCGAGAGTGCTATGTATTTTGTAATAGCTATAAGTGTGCCCCCAATTTGTATACCTAACTGTGGACAGATAGCGTAGTAACCTAAGATCTCAGTTTAGAGTTTAGGAAGGTCTGACACTTGCACACGAGCCTGCACGCTTTACTTGTACCCGAGTCCATATAGATAGATGAATATGAGTCTTTCTTTAGTTTTGGGCAATTCCTTGATGGCCCATGGTTTTCGTGAAAAGGATAAAGATGAGAAAGTCATTTGTGAAACTTTTTGAGGTATGTACAGTTGGTGTTTCTGTAATCTGCTTTCTCCTATCATCCTTGACCAGCAAATGCAATTTTCAGATATGTTAAGGTAGAACAACTGTTTGTGTCATAAAGGGTACGTCCAACATTGTTGATAAAGAAGTAATGTGCGGTATAGAAGTGGCTAGCTTTTAGGTTGAGTTCTACCTCAGTAACATAATAGGAGAGCTTTTAGGATGGCAGGGTGTGTGTCCCTGGCCGTAAGGGCACCCCTTAACCAATAGCTAGCATTTGCGATGGAGTACTATCCAATTGCATCTGCTCACGGTCCACTAAATgtcttttgaagtggcttaaaATTTACATATAGTGGTAAATGAATTAGGTCTTAGCAATGAGTCATAGATtcagtttaaaaagaaaaatttccaGCAAACTTAACAGCTTATGCTGCACCAAAACTAATGTTATGTAGCATAAAATAACCATAAAAGATGTTATTTGGATCTTTTGTGATAAAAAGTTTCTTCAACTATtctccttttatttatttttactgaATAATTTTATGAAggtaagaaagaaaattttccaGCGAACTTAACAGCTTACGCTGTACCAAAACTAATGTTCCGTGGCGTAAAATACTCATAAAAGATGTTATTTGAATCTTTTGTGACGAAAAGCTTCTTCTATAACCCTTTCTTTATCCTGAATAATTATCTATAGCTCTGCACAATTCTGCGCAATTACatgtcaaaagaaaagaaagggagaaaagTTCTCTGTTGTCTATTTGCCTGTGGGAGCTAGCTTCCCTCCGCCATTGATGGAAGGAATGTTCTATATGGACAAATATTTGTCCTTATTGCTGTTCTACAGTTCTACTTGATATTTCGGACACCAATCTTTTTTCCTATCTCCAAACAATTGCAGAGATTGGCAAAGTACAGGCAGAAGTTAGATGATATGTTTGAGTGATGGCATCAATCAGGTATGAGAATTAACTGTTTTTCTTCTGCTTCTGCCTTCTGATCTCCCTGCTCATTCTTATTACCCTCCCACCTCTCATGATTTTGCAGGATCATACCTTCTGTTGTATTTCCGATTATCTACATGTCTATCTGTGCCATATTCAGGCCGCATAGCTGCTAACGCAATGGCATGATTCAAAAGTGTTGTGCATTTCACGGTAGTGCTAGAAAGCCGGCAACTGCTCTGTTGTATTGTTCTTTTTGTGTTGTTAATTAAGCCTCATACCGGTTCTTCTAAGAAGAGATAAGAGTGTCATTTAGATTTAGTGTGTCGAATTCCTGTGAATTCAATAGGGCTGAAGTTTGCGGTTTGCACATCTTTGGCCCAAGTATTGTAGGGTAGGTGATGGCAATATGTTATAGTGGGGCAATAAGCAAGGTATATTCTGCACCAGCTACCAAACTTGGTTCAAAACTTAAAATGTATTGTAAAAGACAGAGTGGTTTGAATGCGTTGAGGAAATTGAATTTGTCGATACTACTTCGTGGCCATCTGGTCGGATATTTGCTTGACTACGGCCACATGAATACATTTGTCGATAGAAACCCTCCGTAGAAAGTGCATATCAGGCCCTGTTGTGCCCCAAATATGGGTCTCATCTCGGTCTAAAAAAGttttagttcaaaaaaataaatctcgGACTAGAAAAAGTGACACaggaaccgttcattttgtcaTGTTCATCGAGTTATGCATCATTGGTAGCGCCATGAGCGAAAGTTTGAACGAATCACATCGATGGGACGCTTGACATCTGCTCGTCAAGTTTCTGTGCCTATAGATGATCGattcatttgaataatcaagctcgagctcagctcatttGATATAATAatcaagctcgagctcagctcatttatATCAAGGCTTTCAAGCTCGGTTTGTTTACTAAATAAGTTCCtataaacaagccgagccgagaTATAACTGGCTCGAGCTTGGTTTGTTAATAAACGagcttaaaactcgagctcTAACGTGCAGCTTGTATTCGTTTGCAGTCAAGCACCAATGTGAGGTAAAAagtagtactccctctgtccctttttaagtgtcctgcttcgtaactccaatttattaaaacatcatcattataccttttacatcaactttttcatcTACTTTTcttacttatccatcatcattacatttttacttactaacttttcaaaatggaatttacttttagggacaaaataagcaatgcaccaacttttacccactaactttacaaaatagacacttattaagggacaacccaaaatagaatactagactctaaaaaagggacggagggagtataattttcCTTTGAAAGTATTGAAGTACACTACCATGAAATCAAGAAAGCTAAGCCAACCAAGCATGAGAATGGAAGACGTGAATCTTCCATCAGTTCGCTTCAAATCCATCGCAAATGGTTTGGCTTAGCGGGTACGTGGTTCGGCTCAACCCCACAGCCCTCCAAATAAGAATCAGATAACGAAAAACATTAAACGAAGCGGGTAAAAAGAACCGGCTAATAACAAACACAgtcatgctacttgcacatacacttttgcacatatcttgcacatacacttttatggggcccacctcgggtcccaccaatatgatccgaaccgctcattatttttaaaataattttttaagagttcctgtaaaaaatcaactcgataggagatagtaagggctttttcagaaatcataAGGTGAAACAATCTGATTCGCActgcgatttctgaaaaagcctttaccgatatcctatcgagttgattttttacagaaactcttaaaacattattttaaaaataatgagcggttcggatcatattggtgAGACCCGATGTGGGTcccataaaagtgtatgtgcaaaATATGTGTGCAAATGTATGTGTCCTTAGCATTTTTGT
This genomic window contains:
- the LOC131332127 gene encoding 2,3-bisphosphoglycerate-dependent phosphoglycerate mutase 1-like: MAATAFQQATGTLLSHGYFINYGFRRENGKQSLRLISNGFRVDIGILRTGSYRSSGRKCIVAQASSSQFSVLNQASSLSNDTTIDSSKKSKEAALILIRHGESLWNEKNLFTGCVDVPLTTKGVEEAIEAGKRISNIPIDVIHTSALIRAQMTAMLAMTQHRRKKVPIIMHNESEQAKSWSQIFSEETNKQCIPVVTAWQLNERMYGELQGLNKQETADRYGKEQVHEWRRSYDIPPPNGESLEMCAQRAVAYFKEHIEPQLLSGKNVMIAAHGNSLRSIIMYLDKLTSEEVISLELSTGIPMLYISQEGKFIRRGSPAGPTEAGVYAYTKRLAKYRQKLDDMFE